A section of the Petrimonas sulfuriphila genome encodes:
- a CDS encoding M81 family metallopeptidase, which yields MKKLFSTSLLLAILISAVGCQNHKKKLPRIAIAGLAIESSTFSPAVSHEDAFRARYGDSVFSYYPFFAADSGIIDRAVWLPTLRGHAMPGGIVSREAYESLVSKTLDSLKAKLPLDALFFDVHGAMSVQGLDDPEGDFLVRIRELVGTDVLISTSMDLHGSVSPRLAQNTDLITCYRLAPHEDAIESKKRAVTNLLDRLENGKGKPAYKAWIPVPILLPGEKTSTRIEPGKSLYAQIPEVIEKDKVIDASIWMSYPWADEPRNHGVVVAYGDDKEAVGKAAEKLAAHFWNVRKEFDFVAPTVYLDEALEKALASDKKPFIISDMGDNPTAGGAGDVTWTLQEILKRPELKSPRAKSLIYASIPGEEFVKKAKEIGVGGKIDATAGAAVDNRFAPPVRITGTITAIHEGHPNAKTEVVVRNGNTSVIVTERRMAYHYEKDFTKLRLNPRETDILVVKIGYLVPELYDMRADWLMALTPGGVDQDLLRLDYKRINRPIYPLDPDMADPDLNATFIPLSDEIKR from the coding sequence ATGAAAAAACTTTTTTCTACTTCCCTCCTTTTGGCCATACTGATTTCAGCCGTGGGATGTCAAAACCATAAAAAGAAGCTTCCGAGAATAGCTATTGCCGGGCTTGCCATTGAGTCGAGCACGTTTTCACCCGCCGTTTCCCACGAAGATGCGTTCCGGGCAAGGTATGGCGACAGTGTTTTCAGTTATTACCCGTTCTTTGCTGCTGATTCGGGCATTATCGACCGGGCCGTTTGGCTGCCGACCTTGCGCGGACATGCCATGCCGGGTGGCATTGTAAGCCGTGAAGCCTACGAATCGCTGGTGTCAAAAACACTGGACAGCTTAAAAGCAAAACTGCCCCTGGATGCCCTCTTTTTTGATGTTCACGGTGCTATGAGCGTTCAAGGGTTGGATGATCCCGAGGGCGATTTCCTGGTCCGCATACGCGAACTGGTGGGCACGGATGTGTTGATTTCCACCTCGATGGACCTGCACGGAAGCGTTTCGCCGCGTTTGGCACAGAATACCGACTTAATTACCTGCTACCGCCTGGCACCACACGAAGATGCCATTGAGTCGAAAAAAAGGGCGGTTACCAACCTTCTCGATCGCCTCGAAAACGGCAAGGGAAAGCCTGCGTATAAAGCGTGGATTCCCGTTCCCATCCTGCTCCCCGGGGAAAAGACCAGCACCCGCATCGAGCCGGGGAAAAGCCTGTATGCACAGATTCCGGAGGTTATTGAAAAAGACAAGGTGATTGACGCATCCATCTGGATGTCCTACCCTTGGGCCGATGAACCTAGAAATCACGGTGTGGTGGTTGCTTACGGAGATGACAAGGAGGCTGTTGGCAAAGCAGCCGAAAAACTGGCCGCCCATTTCTGGAACGTGAGAAAAGAGTTCGATTTTGTGGCTCCTACCGTTTATTTGGATGAGGCTTTGGAAAAAGCGCTGGCAAGCGATAAAAAACCGTTTATCATCAGCGATATGGGTGATAACCCCACGGCAGGAGGAGCAGGAGATGTTACCTGGACACTGCAGGAGATACTGAAAAGGCCGGAATTGAAGTCGCCGCGGGCAAAGTCGTTGATTTACGCCTCCATTCCCGGTGAAGAGTTTGTGAAGAAAGCCAAGGAGATTGGTGTTGGCGGAAAAATTGATGCGACAGCCGGAGCGGCCGTAGATAACCGGTTCGCACCGCCGGTAAGGATCACCGGAACCATTACGGCCATCCACGAAGGGCATCCCAATGCCAAAACCGAAGTGGTGGTAAGAAACGGCAACACCTCTGTGATAGTCACTGAAAGACGCATGGCCTACCATTACGAAAAGGACTTCACCAAACTGAGGTTAAATCCGCGTGAAACAGATATCCTGGTGGTTAAAATCGGCTACCTCGTGCCTGAGTTGTACGACATGCGTGCCGATTGGTTAATGGCATTAACACCCGGCGGGGTTGATCAGGACCTTCTCCGACTGGATTACAAGCGGATCAACCGCCCCATTTATCCACTCGATCCCGATATG
- the chrA gene encoding chromate efflux transporter, translating into MKETPKPILKELAALFLKLGIIGFGGPAAHIAMMQQEVVEKRKWLTEQEFLDLLGATNLIPGPNSTEMAIHIGQEKGGWRGLIIAGACFIFPAVLIVGFLAWLYKDYGQLPQVQPFIYGIKPAIIAVILGAVFPLAKKSIKSVELAILGILVLVLSLLNINEIYLMFGAGLLAMLLARIRNRQKIKFNGIVPLALLPPTVPVLLSVSNVNLFLIFLKIGAILYGSGYVLFAFLDTELVTTGFMSRQQLIDAIAVGQFTPGPVFTSVTFIGYQINGFWGAVVSTVGIFLPSFVFVALLNPVVKKMRKSTLFSLFLDAVNVASVAIIAAICLIMGKETITDVRTVVIAVLSMAVVFRYRKVNSAFIVIGGCLAGYLLSLI; encoded by the coding sequence ATGAAAGAAACGCCCAAACCGATACTGAAAGAACTCGCGGCACTTTTTCTTAAGCTGGGCATTATCGGTTTTGGCGGACCGGCTGCGCATATTGCCATGATGCAGCAGGAAGTGGTCGAAAAAAGGAAGTGGCTCACGGAACAGGAGTTTCTCGACCTTCTGGGTGCCACCAACCTGATTCCCGGCCCCAACAGTACTGAGATGGCCATCCATATCGGACAGGAAAAAGGAGGCTGGAGAGGGTTGATCATTGCCGGAGCCTGCTTCATTTTTCCCGCGGTGTTGATTGTCGGCTTTCTGGCATGGCTGTATAAGGATTACGGCCAGTTACCACAGGTACAGCCATTTATATACGGAATCAAACCCGCCATCATCGCCGTTATCCTTGGAGCCGTATTCCCGTTGGCAAAAAAGTCGATAAAATCGGTTGAACTGGCTATTCTAGGCATCCTAGTACTAGTTTTATCTCTGCTGAATATCAATGAAATATACCTGATGTTTGGTGCAGGATTGCTAGCGATGCTGCTTGCCCGAATCCGGAACCGGCAGAAAATAAAATTCAACGGAATCGTTCCCCTGGCATTGTTGCCACCAACAGTCCCAGTCCTGTTGTCGGTTTCCAATGTCAACCTGTTTTTGATTTTCCTGAAAATCGGAGCTATTTTGTACGGTAGCGGTTACGTGCTGTTCGCTTTTTTGGATACGGAACTGGTGACAACCGGGTTCATGTCGCGTCAACAACTTATCGATGCCATTGCCGTAGGCCAGTTTACTCCCGGCCCCGTTTTTACGTCGGTTACCTTTATCGGTTACCAGATCAACGGTTTTTGGGGAGCCGTAGTCTCTACTGTCGGCATCTTTTTACCCTCTTTTGTGTTCGTTGCGTTGTTGAATCCTGTTGTAAAGAAAATGCGAAAATCAACGCTTTTCTCCCTGTTTCTAGATGCCGTGAACGTTGCTTCGGTTGCCATTATCGCGGCCATTTGTTTAATAATGGGGAAAGAGACCATAACAGACGTGCGAACGGTTGTTATCGCAGTATTAAGTATGGCTGTGGTCTTTCGTTACCGAAAAGTCAATAGTGCATTTATTGTGATCGGAGGCTGTTTGGCAGGATACCTGTTGTCGCTGATTTGA
- a CDS encoding 16S rRNA (uracil(1498)-N(3))-methyltransferase: protein MADTVFYSPGIRHLQQLPEQESLHCVKVLRMKEGDKLTVTDGKGFFYPCTLIQAHPKHCVVSMDAEVAQPKTWNFSLHIAFAPTKNIDRMEWFAEKATESGIDRFTPLLCRFSERKELKTERLEKIVVSAMKQSQQAVMPVIDEMNPFDLFVENPFTGRKFIAHCHPTPKTALAKTYQKGEDALILIGPEGDFSEEEIQKAVSLGFEPVSLGENRLRTETACLVACHTLHVLNLT from the coding sequence ATGGCTGATACGGTTTTTTATTCGCCCGGTATCCGGCACTTGCAGCAGTTGCCCGAACAAGAATCGCTACATTGCGTAAAAGTGCTTCGAATGAAGGAAGGGGATAAATTGACCGTTACCGACGGTAAAGGCTTCTTTTACCCGTGTACGCTGATTCAGGCACATCCCAAGCATTGCGTGGTTAGCATGGACGCGGAAGTTGCTCAACCCAAAACGTGGAATTTCAGCCTTCATATAGCTTTTGCGCCTACCAAAAACATCGACAGGATGGAATGGTTCGCCGAGAAAGCCACCGAATCGGGAATAGACCGGTTTACACCGTTGCTTTGCCGCTTTTCGGAAAGGAAAGAGTTGAAAACCGAAAGGTTGGAAAAAATAGTCGTTTCGGCAATGAAGCAGTCGCAACAAGCCGTAATGCCAGTTATTGACGAGATGAATCCCTTTGACTTGTTTGTTGAGAACCCGTTTACGGGCAGAAAGTTTATCGCGCACTGCCACCCTACCCCTAAAACAGCGTTGGCCAAAACCTACCAAAAGGGAGAAGATGCCCTGATTCTTATCGGTCCCGAAGGAGATTTCAGTGAAGAAGAAATTCAAAAAGCCGTCAGTCTCGGCTTTGAACCGGTGAGTCTGGGCGAAAACCGCTTGAGAACGGAAACCGCCTGTCTAGTGGCTTGCCATACCCTTCACGTGTTGAATTTAACGTAA
- a CDS encoding bifunctional nuclease family protein has translation MTNKVKLSILGISFSQVQAGAYALIFAEENGIRRLPIVIGTPEAQSIALVMENMTPPRPLAHDLIYNIFESLSIELLEVFIYKFEDGAFFAELLLRQDNREFRIDSRTSDAVAIALRTHSPIFTTETIMQNMAIVFDEKEVLSTEFQNKDMEVEEIVENMEEVKIDALKKRLEEAIKDEDYELATKLRDEINRRQGAENG, from the coding sequence GTGACGAATAAAGTTAAACTCTCCATATTGGGTATATCGTTCAGCCAGGTGCAAGCCGGAGCGTATGCGCTTATATTTGCTGAAGAGAACGGCATACGCCGGCTGCCGATTGTGATTGGTACGCCTGAAGCGCAATCCATTGCCCTGGTAATGGAAAACATGACCCCTCCCCGCCCCCTGGCACATGATCTGATATACAACATTTTCGAATCCTTAAGTATCGAGTTGCTGGAAGTTTTTATTTATAAATTTGAGGACGGTGCTTTTTTTGCCGAGCTGCTTTTGCGTCAAGACAATCGGGAGTTTCGTATCGATTCCCGGACATCGGATGCCGTTGCCATCGCATTGAGGACACATTCACCCATTTTCACCACGGAAACCATCATGCAGAATATGGCCATTGTGTTTGATGAAAAAGAGGTGCTTTCCACAGAGTTTCAGAACAAGGACATGGAAGTGGAGGAGATCGTGGAGAATATGGAGGAGGTAAAAATCGACGCGTTGAAAAAACGGCTGGAAGAAGCCATAAAAGACGAAGATTACGAGTTGGCGACTAAGCTTCGCGATGAGATAAACCGCCGGCAGGGTGCAGAAAATGGCTGA
- a CDS encoding bifunctional phosphoribosyl-AMP cyclohydrolase/phosphoribosyl-ATP diphosphatase HisIE, producing MTINFKKSGGLVPVIIQNTHTLQVLMLGYMNEEALEKTKAEGRVTFFSRSQNRLWTKGETSGNYLIVNEIREDCDNDTLLIKALPQGPTCHTGATTCFSEETPKGFIYELEKVIEQRIEAKTEGSYTSRLFNSGVNKVAQKVGEEAVELVIEAKDNNIDLFKNEAADLLYHFLILLKTKALKLEDIEGVLKGRHK from the coding sequence ATGACCATCAATTTCAAAAAATCCGGAGGATTGGTTCCGGTAATCATCCAGAACACCCATACGTTACAAGTGCTGATGCTCGGCTACATGAATGAAGAAGCCCTCGAAAAAACCAAAGCGGAAGGCCGGGTTACTTTTTTTAGCCGCAGTCAGAACCGGTTATGGACAAAAGGAGAAACTTCCGGAAATTATCTTATCGTGAACGAAATCCGGGAAGATTGTGATAACGACACGTTGCTGATCAAAGCCCTTCCTCAGGGACCCACCTGCCATACCGGAGCCACAACCTGTTTTTCCGAAGAAACACCGAAAGGTTTTATCTATGAACTGGAAAAAGTGATCGAACAACGGATAGAAGCTAAAACCGAAGGATCCTACACGAGCAGGCTTTTCAACAGCGGAGTAAATAAAGTGGCGCAAAAAGTAGGTGAAGAAGCCGTTGAGCTCGTTATCGAAGCTAAGGATAACAACATCGACCTGTTTAAAAACGAAGCGGCTGACCTGCTCTATCACTTCCTGATCCTGTTGAAGACAAAAGCGTTGAAACTGGAAGACATCGAAGGGGTGTTAAAAGGAAGGCACAAGTAG
- the hisF gene encoding imidazole glycerol phosphate synthase subunit HisF: protein MLKKRIIPCLDIKDGRTVKGINFVGLRDAGDAVELAKRYVQEGADELVFLDITATVEKRKNLTGLVEKIAREINIPFTVGGGINSVEDAQAIIKAGADKVSINTAAVDHPEIVSEIAAKFGSQCVVLAIDTKLDDGEWKVYIHGGRTPTPLNAVDWALEGERRGAGEILLTSMNNDGTKNGFALDITAAVSSAVNIPVVASGGAGTMQHFADVFQQTRASAALAASIFHFGEIPIPRLKQFLKQQNIEVRI from the coding sequence ATGCTTAAAAAAAGAATTATTCCCTGCCTCGATATCAAGGATGGCCGGACGGTGAAAGGCATTAACTTTGTGGGGCTTCGCGATGCCGGCGACGCTGTGGAACTGGCCAAACGTTACGTCCAGGAAGGTGCGGATGAACTGGTGTTTCTCGATATTACCGCCACCGTTGAGAAACGGAAGAACCTGACCGGACTGGTCGAAAAGATTGCCCGTGAAATCAACATCCCGTTCACCGTGGGCGGTGGCATAAATTCGGTGGAAGATGCGCAGGCAATAATCAAAGCGGGAGCCGACAAGGTGAGCATTAACACTGCGGCTGTAGATCATCCGGAGATTGTTTCGGAAATTGCTGCAAAATTTGGCAGCCAGTGTGTTGTACTGGCGATTGACACCAAGCTTGATGACGGTGAATGGAAGGTTTATATTCACGGAGGCAGGACTCCTACTCCACTCAATGCCGTTGACTGGGCACTGGAGGGCGAACGGCGCGGTGCAGGGGAAATTCTGCTTACATCCATGAACAACGACGGTACCAAAAACGGTTTCGCACTCGATATCACCGCCGCGGTTTCCTCAGCCGTCAATATTCCTGTTGTCGCCTCTGGTGGCGCGGGGACAATGCAACATTTTGCTGATGTCTTCCAACAGACAAGGGCAAGTGCGGCATTGGCGGCAAGCATTTTCCATTTCGGTGAAATACCGATACCCCGGTTGAAACAGTTTTTAAAACAACAAAACATTGAAGTGAGGATTTAA
- the hisA gene encoding 1-(5-phosphoribosyl)-5-[(5-phosphoribosylamino)methylideneamino]imidazole-4-carboxamide isomerase: MRIIPAIDIIDGKCVRLTKGDYSTQKIYNENPVEVAKSFEANGIRYLHLVDLDGAKSKHIVNKDILRKISTKTSLTVDFGGGIKTDEDVRIAFENGAAQVTVGSIAAQEPDLFLKWLSVYGPDKIILGADSHGRKIATQGWQQQSELDVVDFIAGYERKGVTYVICTDISKDGMLQGTSNELYAEILRETGVKLIASGGVSSMDDLTKVKELGCEGAIIGKALYEGRISLDELRVAGFL, from the coding sequence ATGAGAATTATTCCTGCCATAGACATTATTGACGGAAAGTGTGTCCGCCTGACCAAAGGCGATTACAGCACCCAAAAAATATATAACGAAAATCCGGTGGAAGTTGCAAAATCGTTTGAAGCCAACGGAATTCGATATTTACACTTGGTTGATTTGGATGGAGCCAAATCAAAACATATTGTGAATAAAGATATTCTGAGAAAAATATCAACAAAAACTTCATTGACGGTTGATTTTGGCGGAGGTATTAAAACCGATGAAGATGTACGCATCGCTTTCGAAAACGGAGCTGCACAGGTTACGGTGGGAAGCATAGCTGCTCAAGAACCGGACCTTTTTTTAAAATGGCTGTCGGTATACGGTCCGGACAAGATTATTTTAGGTGCAGACAGCCACGGCAGAAAAATTGCCACCCAGGGATGGCAGCAGCAATCGGAACTGGATGTTGTGGATTTTATTGCCGGTTATGAACGCAAAGGCGTAACATACGTGATCTGTACCGACATCTCGAAAGACGGTATGCTGCAAGGCACTTCCAATGAGCTTTACGCTGAAATTCTCCGGGAGACCGGAGTTAAGCTGATTGCCAGCGGTGGTGTTTCATCGATGGACGATCTGACAAAGGTAAAGGAGTTAGGTTGTGAGGGAGCCATTATCGGCAAAGCTCTTTACGAAGGGAGAATTAGCCTGGACGAGTTACGCGTTGCGGGTTTCCTGTAA
- the hisH gene encoding imidazole glycerol phosphate synthase subunit HisH, with amino-acid sequence MVAIIKYNAGNIASVKNAVERLGHQCVITDSEVEIRRADKVIFPGVGEASSAMEYLKERKLDAVIKTLGQPVLGICLGLQLLCRYSEEGNTGCLGIFDTAVKKFPLTDIVPHIGWDNLKHTESLLFDGFGKDDTVYFVHSYYAESCAQTIAECDYILPFSAAMRNRNFYATQFHPEKSANVGERILKNFLKIR; translated from the coding sequence ATGGTTGCTATCATCAAATACAATGCTGGCAACATCGCGTCGGTAAAAAATGCGGTGGAGCGGTTGGGGCATCAGTGCGTCATTACCGATAGCGAGGTTGAAATCCGCCGTGCGGATAAGGTGATTTTTCCCGGTGTGGGCGAAGCATCGTCGGCCATGGAATATTTAAAAGAGCGGAAGCTGGATGCGGTAATAAAAACGCTCGGGCAGCCCGTTCTGGGAATATGCCTGGGCCTGCAACTGCTGTGCCGGTATTCGGAAGAGGGAAACACCGGCTGCCTGGGTATCTTTGATACTGCGGTAAAAAAATTCCCGTTGACGGACATTGTTCCCCACATCGGATGGGACAACCTGAAGCATACGGAGTCATTGCTTTTTGATGGTTTTGGAAAGGATGATACGGTCTATTTCGTACACAGTTATTATGCCGAGAGCTGTGCGCAAACTATCGCCGAGTGCGATTATATTTTGCCGTTCAGTGCCGCCATGCGGAACAGGAATTTTTATGCCACGCAGTTCCATCCCGAGAAATCGGCGAATGTCGGTGAACGAATATTGAAGAATTTTTTGAAAATAAGGTAA
- the hisB gene encoding bifunctional histidinol-phosphatase/imidazoleglycerol-phosphate dehydratase HisB yields MKKVLFIDRDGTLVIEPPVDFQIDSLEKLEFYPQVFQYLSRIARELEYELVMVTNQDGLGTPSFPEDTFWPAHHKMVKAFENEGVVFSEILIDRSFEHENLPTRKPGIALLTHYTKGGYDLENSYVIGDRKTDVRLARNLGCKAIYLNVDKTDDAVLCTTDWAEIYAYLKLEPRKGIVRRKTSETDIVVEINLDGSGKSRIATGLGFFDHMLEQIARHGNVDLSIRVNGDLHIDEHHTVEDTAIALGEAFLQALGKKKGIERYGFLLPMDDCLAQVAIDFGGRPWLVWEVDFKRERIGDVPAEMFMHFFKSFSDNARCNLNIKAEGDNEHHKAEAIFKAFAKSIKMAVKRGENTGIPSTKGIL; encoded by the coding sequence ATGAAAAAAGTTTTATTTATCGACCGGGACGGAACACTGGTTATCGAGCCGCCCGTTGACTTCCAGATTGACAGCCTGGAGAAGCTGGAGTTTTACCCGCAAGTATTTCAGTACCTGTCGCGGATTGCCCGAGAATTGGAATATGAATTGGTTATGGTGACGAATCAGGACGGGTTGGGAACTCCGTCTTTTCCCGAAGATACGTTCTGGCCGGCACACCATAAAATGGTAAAAGCATTCGAAAACGAAGGGGTTGTTTTTAGCGAAATCCTTATCGACCGCTCTTTTGAACACGAAAACCTTCCTACCCGAAAACCGGGGATAGCGTTGCTGACACATTACACAAAAGGGGGTTACGATTTGGAAAACTCTTACGTTATCGGAGACCGGAAAACTGATGTGCGGTTGGCCAGAAACCTTGGCTGCAAAGCCATTTACCTGAACGTGGATAAAACCGATGATGCCGTGCTGTGCACGACCGACTGGGCCGAGATATACGCCTACTTGAAGTTGGAACCCAGAAAAGGAATTGTCCGCCGCAAAACTTCAGAAACCGATATCGTTGTGGAGATCAATCTTGACGGATCAGGAAAAAGCCGGATAGCTACCGGATTAGGTTTTTTCGACCATATGTTGGAGCAAATTGCCCGTCACGGAAATGTGGACCTCTCCATCCGGGTAAACGGTGATTTGCATATCGACGAACACCATACGGTCGAAGATACGGCCATCGCCCTGGGAGAGGCTTTTTTACAAGCACTGGGGAAGAAGAAGGGTATAGAACGTTACGGGTTTCTGCTGCCCATGGACGATTGCCTGGCACAGGTTGCTATCGACTTCGGCGGCCGGCCTTGGCTGGTCTGGGAGGTGGATTTTAAACGCGAGAGAATTGGAGATGTGCCTGCCGAAATGTTTATGCACTTCTTCAAGTCGTTTTCCGATAACGCCAGGTGTAACCTTAACATCAAAGCCGAAGGCGATAACGAACATCACAAAGCGGAAGCCATTTTCAAAGCATTCGCCAAATCGATCAAGATGGCGGTGAAACGTGGTGAAAATACAGGAATTCCCAGCACAAAAGGAATATTATAA
- the hisC gene encoding histidinol-phosphate transaminase, whose product MRTVDIEKMVRPNILALKPYSSARDEFSGNEGIFLDANENPYGTLNRYPDPHQKALKTKLSEVKNVPFNQIFIGNGSDEVIDLIYRIFCEPGKDSAIVCPPTYGMYEVSANINHIQLHEIPLTSDFQLDIEKILQTAETDSSVKLIFVCSPNNPTGNRLDNLEKLLENFNGIVVADEAYVDFCPEYSLKSKINKYSHLIVMQTFSKAWALAGVRVGMAFAGEKIISLLDKTKPPYNVSIINQQVALEALSRVDEFEKRRDTILQQRAYLAEELSKLEIVKKIYPSDANFLLVEVSDANRIYNELVQKKVIVRNRNRQVTNCVRITIGTPGENEELLNKLRTLV is encoded by the coding sequence ATGAGAACAGTTGATATAGAAAAAATGGTCAGGCCGAATATCCTGGCACTAAAACCCTATTCAAGTGCCCGCGATGAATTTTCGGGCAACGAAGGTATCTTTCTCGATGCAAACGAAAATCCGTACGGGACACTCAACCGGTATCCCGACCCCCACCAGAAAGCGTTAAAGACGAAGCTGTCAGAAGTTAAAAACGTACCTTTCAACCAGATTTTTATCGGCAACGGAAGTGACGAGGTCATCGACCTGATATACCGAATTTTCTGTGAACCTGGAAAAGACAGCGCGATTGTTTGTCCGCCCACTTACGGGATGTACGAAGTCTCGGCTAACATCAATCACATCCAACTGCATGAAATCCCATTAACATCCGATTTTCAGCTTGATATTGAAAAGATCCTGCAGACGGCCGAAACAGACAGTTCCGTAAAGCTTATTTTCGTTTGCTCACCGAATAACCCCACCGGGAACAGGTTGGACAACCTGGAGAAGCTGCTTGAAAACTTTAACGGAATCGTGGTGGCAGACGAAGCTTACGTGGATTTTTGCCCCGAATACAGCCTGAAAAGCAAAATAAACAAATACTCCCACCTTATTGTGATGCAGACATTCAGCAAAGCATGGGCGTTGGCGGGTGTCCGGGTTGGAATGGCTTTTGCCGGCGAAAAAATCATATCGTTGCTGGACAAAACCAAACCGCCCTACAACGTCAGTATCATCAATCAGCAAGTTGCCCTGGAAGCGCTTTCGCGCGTGGATGAATTTGAAAAGCGCCGCGACACGATTCTGCAGCAAAGAGCATATCTCGCCGAAGAATTATCGAAACTGGAAATTGTAAAGAAGATTTATCCTTCGGATGCCAACTTCCTCTTGGTTGAAGTATCAGATGCCAACCGGATTTACAACGAACTGGTACAAAAAAAGGTGATTGTCCGCAACCGGAACAGGCAGGTGACAAACTGTGTGAGAATTACCATCGGCACTCCCGGTGAGAATGAGGAGTTGTTGAATAAATTACGCACCCTTGTATGA
- the hisD gene encoding histidinol dehydrogenase: MKTLNNPAERKWPQLAERSAIKQARLMELVDKVFYDIRKKGDKAVLKYARQFDRFSADDFTVDHETIEAASQQVSERLKQAIALAKSNIEKFHFSQKEEIVKVETSPGVVCWREARPIENVGIYVPGGTAPLFSTVLMLAIPAKIAGCKEIVLCSPPGKEGAIHPAILYAANLAGVTRIFAVGGIQAIGAMSFGTKSVPKVEKIFGPGNQYVMTAKHAAQYYGTAIDMPAGPSELLVVADETCRPSFVASDLLSQAEHGPDSEVILLSDNKKVVKEINKELDIQLANLPRKEMAEKALKNSRAILFKDVETCIRFSNVYAPEHLILAVENPVLRSREVTNAGSVFLGNYSCESAGDYASGTNHTLPTSGYAKAYSGVSLDSFIKKITFQQLSEEGIVGIGVAVETMAEAEELFAHKNAMTLRLGEVSAQQAKNYENS; encoded by the coding sequence GTGAAAACATTAAACAACCCGGCCGAAAGGAAATGGCCGCAATTGGCAGAAAGGTCCGCCATCAAGCAAGCCAGGCTGATGGAGTTAGTGGACAAGGTTTTTTACGATATCCGTAAAAAAGGTGATAAGGCGGTGTTGAAATATGCCCGGCAGTTTGACAGGTTTTCGGCGGATGACTTCACGGTTGATCACGAGACAATCGAGGCGGCGTCGCAACAGGTCTCGGAACGGTTGAAGCAAGCCATCGCCCTTGCAAAAAGCAACATCGAGAAATTCCACTTTTCGCAGAAAGAGGAAATTGTAAAAGTGGAAACCTCTCCCGGTGTGGTATGCTGGCGCGAAGCACGGCCTATCGAGAATGTAGGGATTTATGTCCCCGGAGGAACCGCTCCTCTTTTTTCCACGGTACTGATGCTGGCCATTCCGGCAAAGATAGCCGGCTGTAAAGAGATCGTGCTTTGTTCGCCTCCCGGCAAGGAAGGCGCTATCCACCCCGCCATTCTTTACGCAGCGAACCTTGCGGGGGTAACCCGCATATTTGCGGTCGGAGGTATCCAGGCTATCGGGGCCATGTCTTTCGGCACGAAGTCCGTCCCGAAAGTAGAGAAAATATTCGGCCCAGGCAACCAGTACGTGATGACGGCAAAGCATGCCGCCCAGTACTACGGTACAGCTATCGATATGCCTGCCGGACCCAGCGAACTCCTTGTGGTGGCGGATGAGACCTGCCGCCCGTCGTTCGTCGCCTCCGACCTGCTTTCTCAGGCAGAACACGGGCCGGACAGTGAGGTCATCCTTTTGTCGGACAACAAAAAGGTGGTTAAGGAAATAAACAAGGAACTCGATATTCAACTGGCGAATCTGCCGCGAAAAGAAATGGCGGAAAAAGCGCTGAAGAACAGCCGTGCCATTTTGTTTAAAGACGTAGAGACCTGCATCCGCTTCAGCAACGTTTACGCTCCCGAGCACCTGATCCTGGCGGTAGAGAATCCTGTTTTGCGCAGCCGTGAGGTGACCAACGCGGGCTCCGTTTTTCTGGGGAACTACAGTTGCGAAAGTGCCGGTGATTACGCTAGCGGCACTAACCACACGCTTCCCACAAGCGGATACGCGAAAGCATACAGCGGCGTTTCTCTGGACAGTTTTATAAAGAAAATCACCTTTCAGCAACTGTCGGAAGAAGGAATTGTCGGTATCGGGGTAGCCGTGGAAACCATGGCTGAAGCAGAAGAACTTTTCGCTCACAAGAATGCCATGACACTGCGTTTGGGCGAAGTGTCGGCACAGCAAGCAAAGAATTATGAGAACAGTTGA